Proteins co-encoded in one Aspergillus flavus chromosome 2, complete sequence genomic window:
- a CDS encoding putative signal recognition particle (signal recognition particle, subunit Srp68): protein MDITDYIFNQREEVLLAGDYNAYRAHTTRKLHKLRKKLGQTTPKGRKYTAKPPVSAENVNGNVAYVHTLLLSSERAWAQALQMKSAHSADPSAKGITGAARRHIISRLHKSAGYANELVLLLQDQASGATDNDLLEARAYHATLSGALSLEKRKWEQCMQDFSVSRVIYAALGQNNKKDAFRDLLSGTVDPSLRYAAYQMKLPRSKPLPSLAISFFPSDANLRSEVEKVDPNCLKEDAAGTRRTADGEVQQLPETITWRSRTVALEDAAISQALAAAAAAESRLASWLAEASGKSASSKDKAAAYDNVIIASQDAVDATKTAIDDLVSEGVDPGDKRMQSLQITRTAVNFALVGWRVGRNRVLCGEHDGIHGETDQAKATKGSKGSAKREETKGKKLARLRERVVLYDSTLQSIEFILELPGVAADSAFVQELGAKRSYFRALRCLTIGRSHSILGKYKNALALFSQALALSQESASPVQSTAEAEEPPKLDITRNQIQTLESTLRALVSQYRGLVTLEKISEQQSKSASERPMVERLHEYPGDGLDLKNLVPYPPQMQPVPVKPLFLDVAWNYIDYPRENANTQSATPASAEPATEEKKGGRRGWFGFGR from the exons ATGGATATTACAGATTACATCTTCAACCAGAGAGAAGAGGTCCTCTTGGCCGGTGATTACAATGCCTACCGTGCCCATACCACCCGTAAATTGCACAAACTCCGCAAGAAGCTCGGGCAGACCACACCCAAAGGCCGGAAATATACTGCCAAACCCCCCGTCAGCGCAGAGAATGTCAACGGCAATGTTGC ATATGTCCACACCCTACTCCTAAGCTCAGAACGAGCATGGGCACAAGCGCTGCAAATGAAGTCGGCGCATTCTGCAGATCCGTCAGCAAAGGGAATCACAGGTGCCGCCCGGCGTCATATCATCTCGCGACTGCATAAATCCGCCGGTTATGCAAATGAACTTGTTCTCTTGTTACAAGACCAAGCTTCTGGCGCTACTGATAATGATCTTCTTGAGGCGCGTGCATACCATGCCACACTCTCGGGGGCCCTCTCATTGGAGAAGCGAAAATGGGAGCAGTGTATGCAGGATTTCTCCGTCTCTAGGGTTATATATGCAGCACTTGGTCAAAACAATAAGAAAGATGCATTTCGGGATCTCCTCTCTGGTACCGTCGACCCGAGTTTGAGATATGCTGCATACCAGATGAAGCTTCCACGATCGAAGCCTCTACCCTCTTTGGCCATCAGCTTTTTCCCGTCGGACGCCAACCTCAGGTCAGAAGTCGAAAAGGTGGATCCTAACTGTCTTAAAGAGGATGCTGCTGGAACAAGGAGAACTGCGGACGGGGAGGTGCAGCAACTTCCTGAAACCATCACATGGAGGTCACGAACCGTTGCTCTGGAAGACGCCGCAATCTCCCAGGCCCTCGCGGCAGCAGCGGCGGCGGAGTCTCGCCTCGCCTCGTGGCTCGCAGAAGCCTCGGGCAAATCTGCATCATCGAAGGACAAGGCAGCTGCCTACGATAACGTCATTATTGCCAGCCAAGATGCAGTGGATGCTACAAAGACGGCCATCGACGACCTTGTCAGTGAGGGTGTAGATCCTGGTGATAAAAGGATGCAGAGCTTGCAGATTACCCGCACCGCCGTCAATTTTGCCTTGGTAGGATGGAGAGTCGGGCGTAATCGCGTATTGTGTGGCGAGCATGACGGCATACATGGTGAGACCGACCAGGCCAAGGCAACCAAGGGTAGCAAGGGTTCTGCCAAACGCGAAGAAaccaagggcaagaagcTGGCCCGTCTGCGTGAAAGGGTTGTTTTGTATGATTCTACATTGCAGAGCATTGAGTTCATCCTCGAGCTACCCGGTGTGGCAGCAGATTCTGCCTTCGTTCAGGAGCTTGGAGCTAAACGATCCTACTTCCGGGCCTTGAG ATGTCTCACCATTGGGCGGTCTCACAGTATTCTTGGGAAATATAAAAACGCACTTGCGTTGTTTTCGCAAGCGTTGGCGCTTAGTCAGGAGTCTGCGAGCCCGGTTCAGTCCACGGCCGAAGCGGAAGAGCCGCCAAAGCTTGATATCACACGCAACCAAATCCAGACCCTCGAGTCAACCTTGCGCGCCCTGGTTTCACAATACCGCGGGCTTGTCACTCTGGAGAAGATCTCCGAGCAGCAATCGAAATCGGCCAGTGAGCGACCGATGGTTGAGCGGTTGCACGAGTACCCCGGCGACGGTTTGGATTTGAAGAACCTCGTCCCATACCCACCTCAGATGCAGCCAGTGCCAGTGAAGCCACTATTCCTTGACGTCGCTTGGAACTACATTGACTACCCCCGTGAGAACGCGAACACCCAAAGTGCGACTCCGGCCTCGGCTGAGCCAGCcacagaggaaaagaagggaggcCGACGCGGCTGGTTTGGCTTTGGACGGTAA
- a CDS encoding Rhodanese domain protein — protein sequence MASIQSIRRPLATLTSRTTKQISAPATIRSAFRTVPEITRAFGTAPSPCLARGIPSVRRMKVALAQQSFRRWKSDGEPTFRQWGFEEINAALPNSPGTKPQKNLILVDVREPAELSSTGIIPSAVSVPLASQPDAFFLTPEEFETRFGYPKPGAGEEGDIVFYCKAGVRAKAAAQLAVQAGYDAERIGVYDGSWLDWADRKGKVERWEGESE from the exons ATGGCCTCAATACAATCCATCCGACGCCCCTTGGCAACCCTCACCTCCCGCACCACAAAGCAAATCTCCGCCCCCGCGACAATCAGATCCGCATTCCGCACCGTCCCAGAAATAACCCGAGCCTTCGGAACAGCACCATCACCATGTCTCGCTCGCGGAATCCCCTCCGTACGTCGCATGAAGGTGGCTCTAGCCCAACAGAGCTTCCGCCGGTGGAAAAGTGACGGTGAACCCACATTCAGACAATGGGGGTTTGAAGAG ATCAACGCCGCCCTCCCAAACTCACCCGGAACAAAGCCCCAAAAGAACCTCATCCTCGTTGACGTGCGCGAGCCCGCCGAGCTGAGTTCTACGGGTATTATCCCGTCCGCTGTCTCCGTGCCGCTTGCGTCGCAGCCGGATGCATTTTTCCTGACGCCGGAGGAGTTCGAGACGAGGTTTGGATATCCTAAGCCTGgggctggggaggagggTGATATTGTGTTTTATTGTAAGGCTGGGGTGAGGGCGAAGGCTGCGGCGCAGTTGGCGGTGCAGGCTGGGTATGACGCGGAGAGGATTGGCGTTTATGACGGAAGTTGGTTGGATTGGGCGGATAGGAAGGGTAAGGTTGAGAGGTGGGAGGGGGAGTCGGAGTag
- a CDS encoding cytochrome P450 monooxygenase (cytochrome P450 61), with product MANVTGSFVSPSADATVVPQLFQPSGLLGSLLGDFNVWKGLLTLFIAAVIYDQFRYFYQKGSIVGPRWKLPFMGPFLQSVNPKFHEYKAKWDSGELSCVSVFHKFVVIASTRDMSRKIFNSPAYVKPCVVDSAHKLLGEDNWVFLDGKDHVEFRKGLNGLFTRSALSCYLPRQEETFNQYFKHFLEKSKANGYKPTPWMPEFRELMTAISCRTFVGHYMTDEVIQKINDDYYLITAALELVNFPIILPFTKTWYGKKAADMVMEEFAKCAAKSKARMAAGGEVSCIMDAWVKAQQVSAKYREDVAKGIPAEKPPQLLRDFTDEEIAKTVFTFLFASQDATSAASTWLFQLMADRPEVLEKVREENVRLRNGDINAPITMELLDQMEYTRAVVKETLRYRPPVIMVPYLVKKDFPITEKITVLKGSMIIPSVWPATHDEEAYPNPDTFDPDRWITGTAEQNPKNWLVFGTGPHYCLGQTYAQLNLMAMIGKASMEMTWEHTTTPKSEDIKVFATIFPQDDCLLTFRPRA from the exons ATGGCCAACGTCACTGGGAGCTTTGTCTCCCCTTCAGCGGATGCCACCGTTGTCCCTCAGCTTTTCCAGCCCTCCGGACTGCTCGGGTCCCTCCTTGGCGATTTCAATGTCTGGAAGGGTTTGTTGACTCTGTTTATCGCGGCTGTAATCTACGATCAAT TCCGATACTTCTATCAAAAAGGATCCATTGTGGGACCAAGATGGAAGTTGCCGTTCATGGGACCTTTCCTTCAGTCGGTCAACCCCAAGTTCCACGAGTACAAGGCCAAGTGGGACAGCGGAGAACTTAGCTGTGTTTCTGTCTTCCACAA GTTCGTCGTCATCGCATCCACCCGTGACATGTCCAGGAAGATCTTCAACTCTCCTGCCTATGTCAAACCCTGTGTCGTCGATTCGGCGCATAAGCTGCTCGGCGAGGATAACTGGGTGTTCTTGGATGGCAAGGATCATGTTGAGTTCCGCAAAGGCTTGAATGGCCTCTTCACCCGTTCCGCGCTCTCTTGCTACCTTCCCCGCCAGGAGGAAACCTTCAACCAGTACTTCAAGCACTTCCTCGAGAAATCCAAAGCCAATGGCTACAAGCCTACCCCCTGGATGCCGGAATTCCGTGAATTGATGACCGCCATCTCCTGCCGTACCTTTGTGGGTCACTACATGACCGATGAGGTCATCCAGAAGATCAACGATGACTACTACTTGATCACGGCTGCCTTGGAGCTGGTCAACTTCCCTATTATCCTTCCTTTCACCAAGACATGGTACGGAAAGAAGGCCGCGGATATGGTTATGGAGGAGTTCGCCAAGTGTGCCGCCAAGAGCAAAGCGCGCATGGCTGCTGGTGGAGAAGTCTCGTGTATTATGGACGCCTGGGTCAAGGCTCAGCAGGTCTCCGCGAAGTACAGGGAGGACGTCGCTAAGGGTATCCCCGCGGAGAAGcctcctcaacttcttcgGGACTTTACCGATGAAGAAATCGCTAAGACTGTTTTCACCTTCTTGTTCGCCTCTCAGGATGCCACCAGCGCCGCCTCTACCTGGTTGTTCCAGCTCATGGCCGACCGCCCCGAGGTCTTGGAGAAGGTCCGTGAGGAAAATGTGCGTCTCCGCAACGGTGATATTAACGCGCCTATCACCATGGAACTGCTCGATCAGATGGAATATACTCGTGCTGTGGTGAAGGAGACTCTGCGTTACCGCCCACCCGTTATTATGGTCCCCTACCTGGTCAAGAAGGATTTCCCCATCACTGAAAAGATCACCGTGCTGAAGGGCTCTATGATCATCCCATCCGTCTGGCCTGCAACCCACGACGAGGAGGCGTACCCCAATCCGGACACCTTCGACCCGGATCGCTGGATCACCGGCACCGCTGAGCAGAACCCAAAGAACTGGTTGGTCTTCGGCACTGGACCCCATTACTGCCTGGGTCAGACCTACGCTCAACTGAACTTGATGGCCATGATTGGCAAGGCCAGTATGGAGATGACATGGGAGCACACCACCACCCCCAAGTCGGAAGACATCAAGGTGTTTGCCACTATCTTCCCTCAG GATGACTGCTTGCTTACATTCCGCCCTCGTGcctaa
- a CDS encoding eukaryotic translation initiation factor 5B (unnamed protein product), which translates to MAPKKKGNKRQEADWEAELGEAAPGVEPTPQEDAAPAEEETGGGLLAALRKNKAKKGKKGKQQNDFVEGEDAPAANEPEDFASKQPEEGTFEEEDDVFSKKNQKAAQAAAKAAAAPKGAEGEGEFRVKSKKEKEREKKEREKQRKKEQAAKKKTEKPQQPAKAEPEKKQESTPAAAATPAPAAPEPTGGKKKKVPAHLAALQKQQEALRKQREEEARLLAEQQALEEERRRAEEEEEKKREEARQRKKEKEKEKKEQLRKEGKLLTKAQKEAKERNELRLKQMLAAGAGKVAGLEEQGAEKKKPVYDNKKRQKKKGPAKQEEDLEAAAARAKAQREAEEERRKKEAEEKAKAEAEAAAAASSAAGGEESELDDWEKAADAEDDVKDSWDAPTDEEDNTEKPATNGANKTELPERPAAAQKKTDTKEEDESSEEESSEDESSDEEQSAAQRAIAQRKAEAAERRKKQHEEAMAARSKDNLRSPICCILGHVDTGKTKLLDKIRQTNVQEGEAGGITQQIGATYFPVDALRQKTAPVNKDGSFDFKIPGLLVIDTPGHESFSNLRSRGSSLCNIAILVVDIMHGLEPQTLESMRLLRDRRTPFIVALNKIDRLYGWKKIDNNGFQESLAMQNKGVQNEFRTRLERTKLLFAEQGFNSELYCENKSMARNVSLVPTSAHTGEGIPDMLKLLTTLTQERMTNSLMYLSEVECTVLEVKVIEGLGTTIDVVLSNGILREGDRIVLCGLNGPISTNIRALLTPAPLKELRLKSQYVHNKEVKAALGVKIAANDLEHAIAGSRLMVVGPDDDEEDIEDEVMSDLENLLSKVSKDQRGVSVQASTLGSLEALLEFLRVSKIPVANISIGPVYKRDVMMAGTMLEKAKEYAVMLCFDVKVDKEAAAYAEEVGVKIFTADIIYHLFDDFTKHIAELTEKRKEESKMLAVFPCVLSPVAVFNKKDPIVIGVDVIEGSLRMHTPLAAVKANPTTGAKEIIEIGRVVSIERDHKAVSVVKKGQPSVAVKIEGANQPMYGRQLEEKDTLYSKISRASIDTLKEFYRPDVSMEEWGLIKKLKPVFDIP; encoded by the exons ATGGCGCctaagaagaagggaaataaGAGACAGGAGGCTGATTGGGAAGCCGAGCTCGGTGAGGCTGCCCCCGGAGTCGAGCCTACCCCCCAGGAGGATGCCGCTCCCGCCGAGGAAGAGACTGGCGGCGGTCTGCTCGCCGCTttgaggaagaacaaggccaagaagggaaagaagggaaagcaaCAGAACGATTTCGttgagggtgaggatgcACCTGCGGCGAACGAACCTGAAGACTTTGCCAGCAAGCAACCTGAAGAAGGCACtttcgaggaggaggatgacgtcttctccaagaagaatCAGAAGGCTGCCCAGGCCGCTGCAAAGGCCGCTGCTGCGCCCAAGGGGGCCGAGGGTGAGGGTGAATTCCGTGTGAAGTCtaagaaggagaaggaaagggaaaagaaggagagagaaaagcaGCGGAAGAAGGAACAG GCCGCTAAGAAGAAGACCGAAAAGCCTCAGCAGCCTGCTAAGGCCGAGCCTGAGAAGAAGCAAGAGTCCACGCCTGCCGCTGCTGCTACCCCCGCCCCCGCTGCCCCAGAACCTACTggtggcaagaagaagaaggtcccTGCCCACCTTGCTGCTCTCCAAAAACAACAGGAGGCTCTTAGGAAACAGCGTGAGGAAGAGGCGCGTCTTCTAGCCGAGCAGCAGGctttggaagaggaaaggagacgcgcggaagaagaggaagagaagaagagagaggaggcTCGTCAgcgcaagaaggaaaaagagaaggaaaagaaggagcagctcaggaaagaaggaaagttGCTCACTAAGGCCCAGAAGGAGGCAAAGGAGCGCAATGAGCTGCGTCTGAAACAGATGCTTGCTGCAGGTGCAGGCAAGGTTGCCGGCTTGGAAGAACAGGgtgccgagaagaagaagcctgtTTACGATAACAAGAagaggcagaagaagaagggccCAGCTaaacaggaagaagacctgGAGGCTGCCGCCGCAAGGGCTAAGGCGCAGcgtgaagctgaagaagaacgccgaaagaaggaggccgaagagaaggcgaaggctgaggctgaagccgccgccgccgcttcctccgctgctggtggagaGGAGAGCGAACTGGACGACTGGGAGAAGGCTGCTGACGCAGAAGATGACGTGAAGGACTCATGGGACGCTCCtacagatgaggaagacaaTACCGAAAAGCCAGCCACAAATGGCGCCAACAAGACCGAACTCCCTGAGAGGCCTGCTGCAGCTCAAAAGAAGACCGACAccaaggaggaggacgagTCTTCTGAGGAGGAATCTTCCGAAGATGAGTCGTCTGATGAAGAACAGTCTGCGGCACAGAGGGCCATTGCTCAAAGGAAAGCGGAAGCCGCTGAGCGCAGAAAGAAGCAGCATGAGGAGGCGATGGCAGCTCGCTCAAAGGACAACCTGCGCTCCCCCATCTGTTGTATTCTGGGACACGTCGATACCGGTAAGACCAAGTTGCTGGACAAGATTCGTCAGACAAACGTCCAAGAAGGCGAAGCTGGTGGTATTACTCAGCAGATTGGTGCTACTTACTTCCCTGTGGATGCTCTGCGTCAGAAGACTGCTCCTGTGAACAAGGACGGTTCATTCGACTTCAAGATTCCTGGTCTGTTGGTCATTGATACCCCTGGTCACGAGTCTTTCTCCAATCTGCGTTCTAGAGGTTCTTCGCTTTGTAACATCGCCATTTTGGTCGTCGATATCATGCACGGTCTCGAGCCGCAGACCCTCGAGTCTATGAGGTTGCTCCGTGACCGCCGCACTCCCTTCATTGTTGCACTGAACAAGATCGATCGTCTGTATGGCTGGAAGAAGATTGACAACAACGGCTTCCAGGAGAGTTTGGCTATGCAGAACAAGGGAGTCCAGAACGAGTTCCGTACGCGTCTTGAGCGAACCAAGCTCCTGTTCGCCGAACAAGGTTTCAACTCTGAGTTGTACTGCGAGAACAAATCCATGGCTCGCAATGTCTCTCTCGTGCCAACTTCCGCTCACACTGGAGAGGGTATCCCCGACATGCTGAAGCTGCTGACCACTCTGACTCAGGAGCGTATGACTAACTCGCTCATGTACTTGTCAGAGGTCGAGTGTACTGTTCTTGAAGTGAAGGTGATTGAAGGTCTCGGTACGACCATTGATGTTGTCCTTTCCAACGGTATTCTCCGGGAGGGTGACCGAATCGTACTATGCGGTCTCAACGGTCCTATATCAACGAATATCCGAGCGTTGCTGACGCCCGCACCTCTGAAGGAACTTCGTCTGAAGTCGCAGTACGTTCATAACAAGGAAGTCAAGGCTGCCCTTGGTGTTAAGATCGCAGCCAACGATCTCGAGCATGCCATTGCTGGTTCTCGGTTGATGGTCGTCGGacctgatgatgatgaggaggacatcgaagatgaagtcatGTCTGATCTGGAGAACCTGCTGAGCAAGGTTTCCAAGGATCAGCGTGGTGTCAGTGTCCAAGCCTCGACCCTGGGTTCCCTGGAAGCTTTGCTTGAGTTCCTTCGTGTCTCTAAGATCCCCGTTGCCAACATCTCCATCGGTCCTGTTTATAAGCGTGATGTGATGATGGCTGGTACGATGTTGGAAAAGGCTAAGGAGTACGCCGTCATGCTGTGCTTCGATGTTAAGGTTGACAAGGAAGCGGCTGCGTATGCCGAGGAAGTTGGTGTCAAGATCTTCACCGCAGACATCATCTACCATCTGTTTGATGACTTCACGAAGCATATCGCTGAATTgacggagaagagaaaggaggagaGCAAGATGCTTGCTGTCTTCCCTTGTGTTCTTAGTCCCGTCGCCGTCTTCAACAAAAAGGATCCTATCGTCATTGGTGTCGATGTCATTGAAGGTAGCCTGCGGATGCATACACCACTTGCTGCGGTTAAGGCCAACCCAACGACTGGAGCCAAGGAGATTATCGAAATTGGCAGAGT TGTATCGATTGAACGTGATCACAAGGCAGTCAGCGTGGTCAAGAAGGGCCAACCCTCTGTTGCTGTCAAGATCGAGGGAGCTAACCAGCCCATGTACGGACGTCaattggaagagaaggacacCCTGTACTCCAAGATCTCCCGTGCCAGTATCGACACTCTTAAAGAGTTCTACCGTCCGGACGTGTCGATGGAGGAGTGGGGTCttatcaagaagctcaagccCGTGTTCGATATCCCGTGA